A genomic region of Eucalyptus grandis isolate ANBG69807.140 chromosome 5, ASM1654582v1, whole genome shotgun sequence contains the following coding sequences:
- the LOC104445604 gene encoding microtubule-associated protein 70-5 isoform X2 — MGSEEQFGGQELSLSHSDPVVLELNRLQNLLKERDRELANAQSEIKSLKASEILKDKAIEELKNIVQKLEGKLAITENFLQHKNLEIKKLVSEKKDALAAQYAAEATLRRVHASQKDNDLPPVESVIAPLEAEIKMHKNEIAALQEDKKALERLTKSKEFALLEAEKILRSALERALIVEQVQNQNYELKRQIEICQEENKILEKTNRQKVLEVEKLSQTIQELEEAILVGGAAANSIRDYQRQISEIKEEKRTLERELARAKVSVNRVATVVANEWKDDNDRVMPIKQWLEERRILQAEMQRLRDKLAVSERAAKAEAQMKEKFKLRLKTLEEGLRRGTNVSVNGNLLCASPKTEKSSKIFSFLTSNGGLKKRSSSQPRATTNRSSPLRQPNMQDEAENVAREFNSMNSLRKKFASEEYLLKKGMWVSRNKVIDSTGKENAEKKTYSDESIDKSADEKKTASGESMTDSNGDAELASKGSAKLDDEDLVSGFLYDKLQKEVIGLRRFSEAKDSILNAKEQEIQMLMKKVDTLTKAIEVESKKVKRETASREKEAAQMRVDELKNIKNLKSTNS, encoded by the exons ATGGGCTCTGAAGAACAATTTGGAGGGCAagagctctctctttctcactctgaccctgttgttttagagctcAACCGCTTGCAAAACCTCCTCAAAg AAAGGGATAGAGAATTGGCGAATGCTCAGAGTGAAATCAAGTCTTTAAAAGCTAGCGAAATTCTGAAGGATAAGGCTATAGAGGAG CTGAAAAATATTGTTCAGAAACTGGAGGGAAAACTTGCAATCACTGAAAATTTTCTGCAGCACAAG AACCTGGAAATCAAGAAACTCGTGAGCGAAAAGAAAGATGCATTGGCTGCACAATATGCTGCGGAGGCGACTCTTAGAAGGGTTCATGCGAGCCAAAAGGACAATGATTTGCCTCCTGTCGAGTCTGTCATTGCTCCACTAGAGGCTGAGATCAAAATGCATAAGAATGAG ATTGCAGCGCTGCAGGAGGACAAGAAGGCTTTAGAACGCCTCACTAAGTCGAAAGAATTTGCTCTGCTTGAGGCAGAGAAGATTTTGCGAAGCGCTTTAGAAAGAGCTTTGATCGTGGAGCAAGTTCAGAACCAGAACTACGAGCTAAAGAGACAGATTGAGATCTGCCAG GAAGAGAACAAGATACTCGAGAAGACCAACCGCCAAAAGGTTTTAGAGGTTGAAAAGTTGAGCCAAACAATTCAAGAACTCGAGGAGGCTATTCTAGTTGGTGGTGCAGCAGCGAATTCTATTCGTGATTATCAACGGCAGATTTCTGAAATAAAG GAAGAGAAGAGGACTCTTGAGAGGGAGTTAGCAAGAGCCAAAGTTTCCGTGAACCGAGTTGCAACTGTGGTGGCCAACGAGTGGAAAGATGACAATGACAGAGTAATGCCCATCAAGCAATGGCTTGAAGAGAGAAGGATACTGCAG GCAGAGATGCAAAGATTAAGAGACAAGCTTGCTGTATCAGAAAGAGCAGCCAAGGCAGAAGCACAAATGAAG GAAAAATTTAAGCTGAGGCTAAAGACACTGGAAGAAGGGCTGAGGCGCGGGACAAATGTCTCGGTGAATGGAAACCTTCTTTGTGCATCACCAAAGACAGAAAAATCGAGTAAAATATTTAGCTTCCTAACGAGCAATGGTGGACTCAAAAAACGATCATCATCGCAGCCAAGGGCTACTACCAATAGAAGCTCTCCCCTTCGGCAGCCAAATATGCAGGATGAAGCGGAGAATGTTGCCAGAGAATTCAACAGCATGAATAGTCTAAGAAAGAAATTTGCTTCCGAGGAATATTTGCTGAAAAAAGGTATGTGGGTGTCTAGAAATAAGGTCATTGATAGCACAGGTAAGGAAAATGCGGAAAAGAAGACATATTCAGACGAAAGCATTGACAAGTCTGCCGATGAAAAGAAAACAGCATCTGGGGAAAGTATGACAGACAGCAATGGCGATGCTGAATTGGCAAGTAAAGGAAGTGCCAAGTTGGATGACGAAGACTTGGTCTCGGGCTTTCTATATGACAAACTTCAGAAGGAAGTCATCGGGTTAAGGAGGTTTTCCGAGGCTAAAGATAGCATCTTGAATGCTAAGGAACAGGAAATTCAG ATGCTAATGAAGAAGGTGGACACATTGACAAAAGCCATTGAAGTGGAGTCTaagaaagtgaagagagaaACAGCAAgcagagaaaaagaagcagcacAAATGAGAGTGGATGAGCTTAAGAACATCAAGAACCTGAAATCGACCAACAG CTAA
- the LOC108960108 gene encoding transcriptional adapter ADA2-like produces the protein MGPSRGNFHSNDEDPTQRSRRKKNASTGENLDSSSAGQGSSDGKKALYHCNYCNKDITGRIRIKCAMCPDFDLCIECFSVGAEVVPHKSGHPYRVMDNLSFPLICPDWNAGDEILLLEGIEMYGLGNWAEVAEHVETKSKELCIDHYYEVYMNSPVFPLPDMSHVVGKNRKELLAMAKGHGEDKKGPSVGDRNHVQSISKEPSQGKFA, from the exons ATGGGTCCCTCTCGTGGCAACTTCCACTCGAATGACGAGGACCCGACTCAGAG atcaaggagaaagaagaatgCTTCAACTGGAGAGAACTTGGATTCTTCTTCTGCAG GTCAAGGATCAAGTGATgggaaaaaggctttgtatcaCTGTAATTATTGCAACAAAGACATTACGGGGAGAATCCGTATCAAGTGTGCTATGTGCCCTGATTTTGACCTGTGTATCGAATGCTTCTCGGTTGGGGCTGAGGTGGTGCCTCATAAAAGCGGCCACCCATACAGAGTCATG GACAACTTGTCATTTCCTCTGATCTGCCCTGACTGGAATGCAGGTGATGAGATATTGCTTCTTGAG GGAATTGAAATGTATGGGTTAGGGAACTGGGCTGAAGTTGCTGAGCATGTTGAGACAAAGAGCAAAGAACTGTGCATTGATCATTACTATGAAGTGTATATGAACTCTCCAGTCTTTCCTCTTCCT GATATGTCTCATGTCGTTGGGAAAAATCGCAAAGAACTTCTTGCAATGGCTAAAGGACATGGCGAGGACAAGAAAG GACCTTCCGTTGGTGATCGTAATCATGTTcagtcaatttcaaaagaaccttctcaaggaaaatttgcatga
- the LOC104445606 gene encoding pentatricopeptide repeat-containing protein At4g16390, chloroplastic has translation MEMAFHLCSSPSSFLQDRHYPRSSLPCPPSSKLRSFIFPRGPDFLSLRSKPSCRATAQVSVDGAVAQETRDPVPESPDSPNPDGKTGSSSRSYIWVNPNSPRASKLRQQSYDARYGLLVNVAESLNSCGSSEDDVFGVLRGLGDKILEQDAVVVLNKMANAENAVLALKYFQQRIRPRREVIMYNVTLKVFRKCRDLERAEKLFAKMLERGVKPDNVTFSTIIGCARMCSLPTEAIEWFNKMPQFGCNPDDVTYSAMIDAYGRAGNVDMALSLYDRARTEKWRVDVGTFSTLIKIYGQTKNFDGCLNVYEEMKALGVKPNLVIYNTLLDAMGRAKRPWQAKILYKELISNGFTPSFATYAALIRAYGKARYSEDALAIYREMKDKGMQLNVILYNTLLAMCADVGYVDEAVEIFEEMKSSGTCQPDSWTFSSLITIYSCSGKVSEAEAMLDQMLEAGFEPNLFVLTSLIQCYGKTQRTDDVVSTFNRLLELAITPDDRFCGCLLNVMTQTPSEDLDKLIYCIEKANPKLGNVVKLLIKEHDSELNFKEEALELFKSINADVKKAYCNCLIDLCVNANLLEKACELLDLGLTLEIYTDMQSRSATQWSLHLKSLSLGAALTALHVWINDLSKALQSGEELPPLLGINTGHGKHKYSDKGLASVFESHLKELNAPFHEAPDKVGWFLTTKIAAQSWLESRSSLELEAS, from the coding sequence ATGGAGATGGCGTTCCACCTCTGCTCCTCGCCGTCCTCCTTCCTCCAGGACCGCCACTATCCCCGCAGCTCCCTCCCCTGTCCTCCCAGCAGCAAGCTCAGAAGCTTCATCTTCCCGCGCGGACCAGACTTCCTTTCCCTCCGCTCGAAACCCTCTTGCCGCGCCACCGCCCAGGTCTCCGTGGACGGCGCGGTCGCTCAAGAAACTCGGGACCCAGTTCCGGAATCGCCGGATTCCCCGAACCCAGATGGCAAAACCGGTTCTTCATCGAGAAGCTACATCTGGGTCAATCCCAATAGCCCCCGAGCTTCGAAGCTTCGGCAGCAGTCGTACGACGCGAGGTATGGTCTTCTTGTGAACGTGGCTGAGTCGTTGAACTCCTGCGGCTCGAGTGAGGATGATGTTTTCGGGGTCTTGAGGGGCTTGGGGGATAAGATACTGGAACAGGACGCGGTGGTGGTTCTCAATAAAATGGCGAATGCGGAGAACGCGGTGCTTGCGCTGAAGTACTTCCAGCAGAGGATAAGACCGAGGCGGGAGGTGATCATGTATAATGTGACGTTGAAGGTGTTTAGGAAGTGCAGGGATTTGGAGAGAGCAGAGAAGCTGTTCGCCAAAATGCTCGAGAGAGGGGTCAAGCCTGATAATGTGACTTTTTCCACTATAATTGGCTGCGCTAGGATGTGTTCCCTGCCCACCGAGGCAATTGAGTGGTTCAACAAGATGCCTCAATTTGGATGCAATCCTGATGATGTCACGTATTCAGCTATGATCGACGCGTATGGTCGGGCTGGTAATGTCGATATGGCTTTGAGCCTTTATGACAGGGCTAGGACTGAAAAGTGGCGTGTCGATGTTGGCACATTCTCGACTTTGATTAAGATATATGGGCAGACGAAGAATTTTGACGGGTGCTTGAACGTGTATGAAGAGATGAAGGCTCTCGGGGTGAAGCCCAACTTGGTTATCTATAACACTTTGTTGGATGCTATGGGCAGAGCTAAGAGGCCGTGGCAGGCCAAGATCTTGTACAAAGAGTTGATTAGCAATGGGTTTACCCCAAGTTTTGCCACTTATGCAGCTCTTATACGGGCCTATGGCAAAGCTCGGTATAGTGAAGATGCTCTAGCTATTTATAGAGAGATGAAGGACAAGGGAATGCAGTTGAATGTAATTCTTTACAATACTCTCCTGGCAATGTGCGCTGATGTTGGTTACGTGGATGAGGCAGTTGAGATTTTTGAGGAAATGAAGAGCTCTGGGACTTGCCAGCCCGACAGTTGGACATTTTCATCACTGATTACTATTTATTCATGTAGTGGAAAGGTCTCGGAGGCAGAGGCGATGTTAGATCAAATGTTGGAGGCCGGTTTTGAACCTAACTTATTTGTTTTGACGTCACTTATACAATGCTACGGAAAAACCCAGCGCACAGATGATGTTGTGAGTACATTCAATCGACTACTGGAGTTGGCCATAACTCCAGATGACCGGTTCTGTGGGTGTCTCCTGAATGTGATGACGCAGACCCCAAGTGAGGATCTTGATAAGCTCATTTACTGCATTGAGAAGGCTAATCCTAAGCTTGGAAATGTGGTTAAACTTCTTATTAAAGAGCATGACAGTGAGTTGAATTTTAAGGAGGAAGCACTGGAACTCTTTAAGTCCATTAATGCTGATGTAAAGAAGGCCTATTGCAATTGCTTAATTGACCTCTGTGTCAATGCCAATTTACTGGAGAAGGCCTGTGAGCTACTAGACCTAGGGCTTACCCTTGAGATTTACACAGACATGCAGTCCAGGTCTGCAACTCAGTGGTCTCTACATTTGAAAAGTTTGTCCCTCGGGGCGGCTCTGACTGCATTACACGTTTGGATTAACGATCTGTCCAAGGCACTGCAATCCGGGGAGGAGCTTCCTCCGCTGCTAGGAATCAACACCGGACATGGGAAACACAAGTACTCGGATAAAGGACTAGCGAGTGTTTTCGAGTCACATTTGAAGGAGCTAAATGCCCCATTCCATGAGGCACCAGATAAGGTCGGCTGGTTCTTGACAACAAAGATTGCTGCACAGTCGTGGTTGGAATCCAGAAGTTCCCTTGAATTAGAAGCTTCATAA
- the LOC104445607 gene encoding uncharacterized protein LOC104445607 yields MALSWLLHSACHVLRYPDHEARGMNHHPSLLSGVSPTRQDAVKSLKKTSDAKEAMCGSPGFQMPLHYPRYKKVDYENMEEWRLDMLLREYGLSFDGNLDEKRAYAMGAFLWPDQY; encoded by the coding sequence ATGGCCCTGAGTTGGCTTCTCCACTCGGCCTGCCACGTTCTACGCTATCCTGACCACGAAGCCCGCGGCATGAATCATCACCCGAGCCTCTTGTCCGGCGTGAGCCCAACACGCCAGGACGCAGTCAAGAGCCTGAAGAAGACATCGGATGCGAAGGAGGCGATGTGCGGTTCGCCGGGATTCCAGATGCCCCTTCATTATCCGAGGTACAAGAAGGTCGATTACGAGAACATGGAGGAGTGGAGATTGGACATGCTTCTCAGAGAATATGGACTCAGCTTTGATGGCAACCTTGATGAGAAGAGGGCTTATGCAATGGGTGCATTTTTGTGGCCTGATCAGTATTAA
- the LOC104447524 gene encoding TPD1 protein homolog 1 → MGHHRAEKEARLGLVSSAASCLRFVVVSTLLVLALIHEEARVAGEAAINEGPDHPNSQNPSSSRKLLQSDDDGGDMNRIGSSCSKDDIVVYQGQTSPMPQGIPMFTVQILNACVSDCTISNIHVSCGWFSSVRLVNPRVFRRVYYDDCLVNDGNSLGPGESLSFQYSNSFQYPLSVSSAECE, encoded by the exons ATGGGTCACCACAGAGCGGAGAAAGAAGCTAGACTCGGCTTGGTCTCTTCAGCTGCTTCTTGTCTCAGATTCGTGGTTGTCTCTACACTCCTTg TATTGGCTTTAATTCATGAAGAAGCGAGAGTTGCTGGGGAAGCAGCCATTAATGAAGGACCTGACCATCCCAACAGTCAAAACCCTAGCTCCTCCAGAAAGCTGCTTCAGTCAGATGATG atggaggagacaTGAACAGGATTGGCTCGTCATGCTCGAAGGACGACATCGTAGTCTACCAGGGACAGACTTCTCCGATGCCCCAGGGCATCCCGATGTTCACCGTCCAGATCCTGAACGCGTGCGTCTCCGACTGCACCATCTCCAACATCCACGTCAGTTGCGGCTGGTTCAGCTCCGTCCGCCTTGTCAACCCCAGGGTCTTCCGCCGGGTGTACTACGACGACTGCCTCGTCAACGACGGCAATTCCCTCGGCCCAGGGGAGAGCCTCTCGTTCCAGTACTCCAACAGCTTCCAGTACCCGTTGTCCGTCTCGTCCGCTGAATGCGAGTAA
- the LOC104445604 gene encoding microtubule-associated protein 70-5 isoform X1 produces the protein MGSEEQFGGQELSLSHSDPVVLELNRLQNLLKERDRELANAQSEIKSLKASEILKDKAIEELKNIVQKLEGKLAITENFLQHKNLEIKKLVSEKKDALAAQYAAEATLRRVHASQKDNDLPPVESVIAPLEAEIKMHKNEIAALQEDKKALERLTKSKEFALLEAEKILRSALERALIVEQVQNQNYELKRQIEICQEENKILEKTNRQKVLEVEKLSQTIQELEEAILVGGAAANSIRDYQRQISEIKEEKRTLERELARAKVSVNRVATVVANEWKDDNDRVMPIKQWLEERRILQAEMQRLRDKLAVSERAAKAEAQMKEKFKLRLKTLEEGLRRGTNVSVNGNLLCASPKTEKSSKIFSFLTSNGGLKKRSSSQPRATTNRSSPLRQPNMQDEAENVAREFNSMNSLRKKFASEEYLLKKGMWVSRNKVIDSTGKENAEKKTYSDESIDKSADEKKTASGESMTDSNGDAELASKGSAKLDDEDLVSGFLYDKLQKEVIGLRRFSEAKDSILNAKEQEIQMLMKKVDTLTKAIEVESKKVKRETASREKEAAQMRVDELKNIKNLKSTNRAIKA, from the exons ATGGGCTCTGAAGAACAATTTGGAGGGCAagagctctctctttctcactctgaccctgttgttttagagctcAACCGCTTGCAAAACCTCCTCAAAg AAAGGGATAGAGAATTGGCGAATGCTCAGAGTGAAATCAAGTCTTTAAAAGCTAGCGAAATTCTGAAGGATAAGGCTATAGAGGAG CTGAAAAATATTGTTCAGAAACTGGAGGGAAAACTTGCAATCACTGAAAATTTTCTGCAGCACAAG AACCTGGAAATCAAGAAACTCGTGAGCGAAAAGAAAGATGCATTGGCTGCACAATATGCTGCGGAGGCGACTCTTAGAAGGGTTCATGCGAGCCAAAAGGACAATGATTTGCCTCCTGTCGAGTCTGTCATTGCTCCACTAGAGGCTGAGATCAAAATGCATAAGAATGAG ATTGCAGCGCTGCAGGAGGACAAGAAGGCTTTAGAACGCCTCACTAAGTCGAAAGAATTTGCTCTGCTTGAGGCAGAGAAGATTTTGCGAAGCGCTTTAGAAAGAGCTTTGATCGTGGAGCAAGTTCAGAACCAGAACTACGAGCTAAAGAGACAGATTGAGATCTGCCAG GAAGAGAACAAGATACTCGAGAAGACCAACCGCCAAAAGGTTTTAGAGGTTGAAAAGTTGAGCCAAACAATTCAAGAACTCGAGGAGGCTATTCTAGTTGGTGGTGCAGCAGCGAATTCTATTCGTGATTATCAACGGCAGATTTCTGAAATAAAG GAAGAGAAGAGGACTCTTGAGAGGGAGTTAGCAAGAGCCAAAGTTTCCGTGAACCGAGTTGCAACTGTGGTGGCCAACGAGTGGAAAGATGACAATGACAGAGTAATGCCCATCAAGCAATGGCTTGAAGAGAGAAGGATACTGCAG GCAGAGATGCAAAGATTAAGAGACAAGCTTGCTGTATCAGAAAGAGCAGCCAAGGCAGAAGCACAAATGAAG GAAAAATTTAAGCTGAGGCTAAAGACACTGGAAGAAGGGCTGAGGCGCGGGACAAATGTCTCGGTGAATGGAAACCTTCTTTGTGCATCACCAAAGACAGAAAAATCGAGTAAAATATTTAGCTTCCTAACGAGCAATGGTGGACTCAAAAAACGATCATCATCGCAGCCAAGGGCTACTACCAATAGAAGCTCTCCCCTTCGGCAGCCAAATATGCAGGATGAAGCGGAGAATGTTGCCAGAGAATTCAACAGCATGAATAGTCTAAGAAAGAAATTTGCTTCCGAGGAATATTTGCTGAAAAAAGGTATGTGGGTGTCTAGAAATAAGGTCATTGATAGCACAGGTAAGGAAAATGCGGAAAAGAAGACATATTCAGACGAAAGCATTGACAAGTCTGCCGATGAAAAGAAAACAGCATCTGGGGAAAGTATGACAGACAGCAATGGCGATGCTGAATTGGCAAGTAAAGGAAGTGCCAAGTTGGATGACGAAGACTTGGTCTCGGGCTTTCTATATGACAAACTTCAGAAGGAAGTCATCGGGTTAAGGAGGTTTTCCGAGGCTAAAGATAGCATCTTGAATGCTAAGGAACAGGAAATTCAG ATGCTAATGAAGAAGGTGGACACATTGACAAAAGCCATTGAAGTGGAGTCTaagaaagtgaagagagaaACAGCAAgcagagaaaaagaagcagcacAAATGAGAGTGGATGAGCTTAAGAACATCAAGAACCTGAAATCGACCAACAG GGCGATCAAGGCATGA